TTTCTTCTTtcaggtatccctaatactgttACCCGACACTTGGTCTGCCTTTTTTGGACTTAGTCAACCTTAAACTGTTGAAGTACTTGAAAGAGCAAGATTTTGCTTTTTTTTTACCGAGGCAGTATTTGCCAAATGTTGTGGTGCTTGAGGCAGTATTTGCCAAAATCTTGTGGTGCTTGCACAACGCAAAGTCCAATTTCAAACGTCACCTTTGCTGTCGGTAGCAAAAAGGCCAAAAGGCAAGGAAAAGCCTGCAAGTGCACAGACGCAGGAGAGGAGAGCTGGAGACGAAAGGCAGCAACGCGCCAACGGCTCCCAAACGGCTAAAATAATTACTGTACAATTTACTGTATCAGCGGACTGGTCAACAGTCACCCATGGCGATAAATAAATAGAACAAAATCCATCCAAACCCCGCGTCCCCGCCGTGCTCGCTTCCACTGGCTTCGATTCCTTTGGCTCTCTCTGTCGTCGGTCGTCCTCTCCTCGCCCCCGCCCCCACCAAAACCCCTCGGACGGAACCCAAGAAAGAAGAGAGGCATCATCTTTACTCGCCGCACGAGCCCCCATGAACGGCGAGGCCGAGGCGCAAGGACTCGccctccccggcggcggcggcctggagGGCAGGGCGGAGGTCGACACCTCGGCGCCCTTCAAGTCGGTGCGCGAGGCCGTCGATCACTTCGGCGGCAGCGCCGCCTGGAGCTCCCACCTCATCAAGCGTATGTTCGCGGCCCCAAACCCAAAGGTAGCCAATCTGTGTTCCTcgcacggcgccgccgccgcaaaTGTCTCTTTCGTATGGCGTGTATCGTGCTTTTTGTAGGTTGGTTCACCACTCGCGATTGTGTCATCTGTGGTTCCTAGATTTATTGGGTGGGAAATGCGGCAGGTAGATAAAATTTCGTGCTGATATGTTCTTTCTCCTACTACCTTCTGCTGCAGAAGCAGGAGGGGGCCGAAGAACTGGCCGATCTGGAGGAGCAGACCGCGCagctagagaaggagctcagcgtCAAAGAAAGGGAGACGCTTGATGTGCTCAAAGAGTTGGAGTCCACCAAGAAGGTAGTTGCAGACTTAAAGCTAAAGATACAGAATGAGGATGCCGGTGCATTCTGCATCCCTGAAGAGTGGGTTCAGGGTCAAGCCGAGGCGCCCACTGGTACTGAAGAGCCCGCAGAAGTGCAGCCTGAGAATGCTGAAACTGATGCGGTTATGGGCGCGCTACATGTGCAGCTGCAGCAATCCCCTAGTTCTTCAGTGCTGCCCATTGGCACTGGAGAACCTGCAGAAGTGCAGCCTGAGAATGCTGAAACTGGTGCGGTTATGGGCACGCTACATGTGCAGCTTCAGCAATCCACTGGTTCTTCAGTGCTGAAGGGCCTTGAGCAGGCGAAAGCCAACCTAAACAGGACCACGAGTGATCTTGCGGCTATCAGAGCGTCTGTTGAGTCGCTGCGGAACGACATTGCCAAAGAGAGAGTCTTGGCGGAGAGAAGCCGAGAGAAGGTTTGTGCCAATACGACGTTGATTGCTTCTCTGGAGGATGAGCTGGACCGGACTGCACAGAAGCTGCAGACGCTGCGGGGTCTGCAGAGGAGACGTGATGATCCATCAAACATCTTCGCTGAGATCAAGAAGATGACATCTGAGCTAGAGCAGCTCAGGAGTGCGGCGAGTGCGTCGAAATCTGAAGCTGCTATGCTGTCTGCTGAAATTGAGCAGATGAGAGCTAGCATTGGCACTGCTGAGGTGAGGTGTCGTGCAGCCAAGAAAATAGAAGAGGCAGCAAGAGCAGCAGAAGCTCTTGCCCTCGCTGAAATCAAGATCCTACTAAGCAATGAAGCTTCAGCTGAGGACCTTCAGGGCACGGAAGGCGTGAGCCTTTCATTGGAAGAGTACTCTGAGCTTGCTGCCAAAGCTCAGGAGGCTGATGAATGCTCAAGAAAGAAAATCGAAGCTGCAATGGTGCAGGTCGATGAAGCCAACCAGACAGAATCTGACTCTGTCAGAAAGCTGGAAGAAGCTCAACTGCAAGTTGAAGAATGTAAGAAGGCACTacaggaggccaagaagagggtgGATGCTACTAACCAGGGGAAGATCGCAGTAGAAGAGGCTCTTCGCAGATGTCGATCCACAACTGGACACAGGAGGCGTTCAGTCCATGACCCTCCCAAGTTCAAACATCCAGCTCCGCGTTCCGGAGATTCTCAGAATATGGATATCGTTGACACTTCAAAGGGTCCCTTGAAACCAACATTGTCGATAGGGCAGATATTGAGCATGAAGCTAATGGGACCAGATGGGTATGACAAAACCGTTCGGGACGATGCAAGTGAAGCTTCTAATATGTCGCTTGGACAGATTCTGAACGGCAGGCGTGCAGTTGTGTATAGCAGTGATGCAACTGCTCACAAGAAATTCTCAGGGAAGAGGAAGAAGTTTGCCTTTACAGGGCTGTCAGTTTTCTTGGCGAAACAAGCcaagagcaagaagaaaaaggGATCACATTAGAACTACTGAAGTCAACTTGGGCTGGGAAAAGAAAACTGTTGTAGTCTACCTTGCTAGCTGTTAATTTGACTTAGTTCTTGT
Above is a genomic segment from Miscanthus floridulus cultivar M001 chromosome 3, ASM1932011v1, whole genome shotgun sequence containing:
- the LOC136547479 gene encoding WEB family protein At2g38370-like, with the translated sequence MNGEAEAQGLALPGGGGLEGRAEVDTSAPFKSVREAVDHFGGSAAWSSHLIKRMFAAPNPKKQEGAEELADLEEQTAQLEKELSVKERETLDVLKELESTKKVVADLKLKIQNEDAGAFCIPEEWVQGQAEAPTGTEEPAEVQPENAETDAVMGALHVQLQQSPSSSVLPIGTGEPAEVQPENAETGAVMGTLHVQLQQSTGSSVLKGLEQAKANLNRTTSDLAAIRASVESLRNDIAKERVLAERSREKVCANTTLIASLEDELDRTAQKLQTLRGLQRRRDDPSNIFAEIKKMTSELEQLRSAASASKSEAAMLSAEIEQMRASIGTAEVRCRAAKKIEEAARAAEALALAEIKILLSNEASAEDLQGTEGVSLSLEEYSELAAKAQEADECSRKKIEAAMVQVDEANQTESDSVRKLEEAQLQVEECKKALQEAKKRVDATNQGKIAVEEALRRCRSTTGHRRRSVHDPPKFKHPAPRSGDSQNMDIVDTSKGPLKPTLSIGQILSMKLMGPDGYDKTVRDDASEASNMSLGQILNGRRAVVYSSDATAHKKFSGKRKKFAFTGLSVFLAKQAKSKKKKGSH